ACGACGCTGGAATACGCCAAGGCCGTCGGCGGTGCCGGCCGAGTCCTGGGCGTCGATATATCCAAACCCATGCTGGACGTGGCCCGTGCGCGCGCCGCCGCGCAGGGCTCGGCGGCGGAGTTCATCGAAGCCGATGCCGCGGTCCATCCCTTCGCGCCGGAGTTCGACGCGGTCGCCTCGCGCTTCGGCGTGATGTTCTTCGCCGATCCGCCGTCGGCCTTCGCGAACATCCGCAAAAGCCTGAAGCCCGGCGGCCGGCTCGCCTTCGTGTGCTGGCGCACCATGCCGGAGAATGCGTGGGCCTCCGCGCCCTTCGCCGCCGCGCGCCCCTTCCTTCCCGAACAGCCGCCGCCCGACCCGCTCGCGCCCGGCCCCTTCGCCTTCGCCGATCCGGCTCGCGTGAAATCCATCCTGGAGACGGCCGGCTTCAAAGCGGTCGAGACGAAGAAGCTCGACACCGCGATGCACGTCGCGCAAACCGCGGCGGACGCGGCTCAGTTCTCGCTCAACATCGGCCCCCTGTCGCGCGCCGCGAGCGGCCTGGACGACGCGACGCGCGCCAGGATCGCCGAGGCCGTCACCGCCGCGATGGCGAAACATGAAACCCCGCAAGGCGTCTCCCCGCCCGCCGCCTGCTGGCTGGTCGCCGTTCGGGCTTAAGACGACCCGCGTTCGATCAGAGCTTCTCGGACCGGCTGAGCGCCCACGGACCCGGTCCCGCCGCCGCGATATAGAGGAACGCGAAGCAGAACAGGATCGCCGCGTCGCCCTGGTTGTTCGCCGGAAAGAATCCGCCGCGCGCGAAATGCACCATCCAATAGGCCACCGCCATCTGGCCGGCGCAGATGAAGGCCGCGAGCCGCGTGAACAGCCCGATCGTGATCAGCGCGCCGCCGACCAGCTCGATGATCCCGGCCACCACGATGATCGGCATGGCCTTGGCGGCGCCCGCCGCCATCGCCGCCGGCATCGGCGGGAAGTTCAGGATCTTCTGCATGCCGTGTTCGAGGAACAGGAGCCCCGCCACGATGCGCAGGATGCTGAGCAGTTGCGGTTGGTATTTCGAGAGCCACGCCATCTGATTTCCCTTCGATTGCCGCCCCGCGAATCCTATCAGGCCCGCGCGCTTTCGTCAGTCAGCCGCTCCGGCGCGTCTTCCTTCAGGCCGACGCCGGAGGCGCCCAGCCGGCGCGCCTGCCGCGCCAGCCAGGCCAGCCGGTGCGCCGCTTCGTCGAGCGGCAATCCGTCCGGCCGTACGTTGGAGATGCAGTTGCGGTCGGCGTCCCTGGTGACGCCCGGGCGCGGCCGCCAGGTCAGGTAGAGCCCGACCGAATCGGCCGCCGACAGCCCCGGCCGCTCGCCGATCGCCACCACCGCCAGGCTCGCGCCCAGCGCCTGCGCGATCTCGTCCCCGACGGCGATGCGCCCGTTCGTCACGACGGTCACCGGCGCCCAGGCCAGCTCCGGCAGGCTCGCGCGGATCGCCCGCGCCAGGGCCGCGCCATGCGCCCGGATGGCGGTCGCGGACAGCCCGTCGGCGACGATCAGCGCCGCGTCATAGGCGCCGCGCGCGAGCCCGACGCGCGACGCATCGCTCAAGCTGCGTCCGAGATCGGGATTGGCGAGATAGGCCGCGCGGTCCGCCGCCTTCGTCGTCAGGCACATCGCGTCCAGCTCGGCCGCCAGCGCCGCCGCGTCGAACGGCGCGTTCACCGCGTCGCGGGCCCGCGCATGGGCGAGCTGGAATTCCAGCACCCGCCGCGTCGGCAGCGCCGAACCCGCGCGCCCCAGCGCCACCCGCGCCGGAGTGAAGGCCGCCAGGGCATGCCACTCGTCCGCGCCGCTCACGGCACGAAGTCGAGCAGCCGCGCCGCCGCGCTCCCGGCAAGCCGCGGCCGCATCCGCCCGTCCGTATCCATGATTCCCATCTTCAGCAGCCACGCCTCGAACTCCGGCGCGGGCCGCAAATTCAGCGCCTCGCGCACATAGAGCGCGTCGTGGAACGAGGTGCTCTGGTAGGACAGCATCACATCGTCCGCCCCCGGAACGCCCATCACATAGGTGCAGCCCGCCACCGCCAGAAGGGTCAGCAGATTGTCCATGTCGTCCTGGTCGGCGTCGGCGTGGTTGGTGTAGCAGACGTCCACGCCCATCGGCAGGCCGAGCAGCTTGCCGCAGAAATGATCCTCCAGCCCGGCGCGCGTGATTTGTTTCCCGTCGAACAGATATTCCGGCCCGATGAACCCGACCACGCTGTTGACGAGCAACGGCTTGAAATGCCGCGCCACCGCATAGGCGCGGGTCTCCATCGTCTGCTGGTCGACGCCGTGATGGGCGCCCGCCGACAGCGCCGCGCCCTGGCCGGTCTCGAAATACATCACGTTGTCGCCGACGGCGCCGCGCTTGAGCGACAACGCCGCGTCGCGCGCCTCGCCGAGCAAAGCGAGGTCCACGCCGAAGCTCTTGTTCGCCGCCTCGCTCCCCGCGACGGACTGGAACACCAGATCGACCGGCGCGCCCGCCTCCATCGCCTTCAGCGTCGTCGTGACATGCGCCAGCACGCAGGACTGGGTCGGAA
Above is a window of Rhizomicrobium sp. DNA encoding:
- a CDS encoding DoxX family protein → MAWLSKYQPQLLSILRIVAGLLFLEHGMQKILNFPPMPAAMAAGAAKAMPIIVVAGIIELVGGALITIGLFTRLAAFICAGQMAVAYWMVHFARGGFFPANNQGDAAILFCFAFLYIAAAGPGPWALSRSEKL
- a CDS encoding class I SAM-dependent methyltransferase, which encodes MSANADQIEYWNGLAGQRWAQAQDTMDRTMASITAALVPFVAAKPGEHILDIGCGSGGTTLEYAKAVGGAGRVLGVDISKPMLDVARARAAAQGSAAEFIEADAAVHPFAPEFDAVASRFGVMFFADPPSAFANIRKSLKPGGRLAFVCWRTMPENAWASAPFAAARPFLPEQPPPDPLAPGPFAFADPARVKSILETAGFKAVETKKLDTAMHVAQTAADAAQFSLNIGPLSRAASGLDDATRARIAEAVTAAMAKHETPQGVSPPAACWLVAVRA
- a CDS encoding ethanolamine ammonia-lyase subunit EutB → MAYAQAIGSTRHVFDDLKTLLARASPARSGDRLAGLAARTAEERVAARMALADLPLGEFLKTELVPYESDEVSRLIADTHDAEAFAPVRAMTVGELRDHLLAHGTTAERLAALAPGLTPEMAAAVSKLMRNQDLIAVARKVSVVTRFNDTIGLPGRLSVRLQPNHPTDDAKGIAASIVDGLLYGSGDAVIGINPASDNVASVTNLLAMIDALRRRWEIPTQSCVLAHVTTTLKAMEAGAPVDLVFQSVAGSEAANKSFGVDLALLGEARDAALSLKRGAVGDNVMYFETGQGAALSAGAHHGVDQQTMETRAYAVARHFKPLLVNSVVGFIGPEYLFDGKQITRAGLEDHFCGKLLGLPMGVDVCYTNHADADQDDMDNLLTLLAVAGCTYVMGVPGADDVMLSYQSTSFHDALYVREALNLRPAPEFEAWLLKMGIMDTDGRMRPRLAGSAAARLLDFVP
- the eutC gene encoding ethanolamine ammonia-lyase subunit EutC, whose protein sequence is MSGADEWHALAAFTPARVALGRAGSALPTRRVLEFQLAHARARDAVNAPFDAAALAAELDAMCLTTKAADRAAYLANPDLGRSLSDASRVGLARGAYDAALIVADGLSATAIRAHGAALARAIRASLPELAWAPVTVVTNGRIAVGDEIAQALGASLAVVAIGERPGLSAADSVGLYLTWRPRPGVTRDADRNCISNVRPDGLPLDEAAHRLAWLARQARRLGASGVGLKEDAPERLTDESARA